The Microscilla marina ATCC 23134 genome includes a region encoding these proteins:
- the gmk gene encoding guanylate kinase produces MENNFSEQKHATPTPTQGKVIIFSAPSGSGKTTIVQHLLKNQAQFGFSVSACTRNKRVHETHGKDYYFLTVEEFKQKIDAQEFVEWEEVYKDNFYGTLKAEVEKIRNTGKHVLFDVDVKGGINLKSYYQNDALSIFVKVPSLEVLEKRLRARNTETEESLQRRLAKVKKELQDQDKFDIIVVNETLKDTLVNVDEIIQDFISPKSINQIT; encoded by the coding sequence ATGGAAAACAATTTTTCGGAACAAAAGCACGCCACACCAACTCCTACCCAAGGAAAGGTGATTATATTTTCAGCACCGTCTGGCTCTGGAAAGACCACTATAGTACAACATTTATTAAAAAATCAAGCACAATTCGGTTTTTCTGTATCTGCCTGCACCCGTAACAAACGCGTACATGAAACCCATGGAAAAGATTATTACTTTTTGACTGTGGAAGAGTTTAAACAAAAAATAGATGCACAGGAATTTGTAGAGTGGGAGGAGGTGTACAAAGACAATTTTTATGGCACACTCAAGGCAGAAGTAGAAAAAATTCGTAATACTGGAAAACACGTATTGTTTGACGTAGATGTAAAAGGAGGCATTAACCTTAAAAGTTATTACCAAAACGATGCATTGTCTATTTTTGTGAAAGTACCCTCTTTAGAAGTCTTAGAAAAACGTTTGCGTGCCCGTAATACCGAAACTGAAGAAAGTTTACAGCGCCGATTGGCGAAAGTAAAAAAAGAACTACAAGATCAGGACAAGTTTGATATTATTGTAGTAAATGAAACCCTAAAAGACACTTTGGTAAATGTAGATGAGATTATTCAAGACTTTATAAGCCCCAAATCAATCAATCAAATTACTTAG
- the nadD gene encoding nicotinate (nicotinamide) nucleotide adenylyltransferase, protein MKIGLFFGSFNPIHIGHLIIANTMAENTHLEEVWFVVSPQNPFKKQKSLLHEFDRLDMVEKAIQDNYKLKTCDVEFHLPRPSYTIDTLTVLQEKHPDHEFGLIMGGDNLSHFHKWKNYEQILEYFRLYVYPRPDSRPSDLDKHPKVSFVESPLMSISATFIRKSIKAQKSIRYLVPESVDLYIKEKRFYL, encoded by the coding sequence ATGAAAATAGGTTTGTTTTTCGGTTCCTTCAACCCCATCCATATCGGACACTTGATTATAGCCAATACAATGGCAGAAAACACCCACCTCGAAGAAGTGTGGTTTGTGGTTTCGCCGCAAAATCCTTTTAAGAAACAAAAGTCATTGTTGCACGAGTTTGACCGCCTAGATATGGTAGAAAAAGCCATCCAGGATAATTATAAGCTCAAAACCTGCGATGTAGAGTTTCATTTGCCTCGTCCCAGTTACACCATCGATACGCTCACAGTGCTACAGGAAAAACACCCAGATCATGAGTTTGGTTTGATCATGGGGGGTGACAACCTGAGTCACTTTCATAAATGGAAAAACTACGAGCAAATTCTTGAGTACTTTAGATTATATGTATACCCGCGCCCCGATTCGCGCCCCAGCGATTTAGACAAACACCCCAAGGTTAGTTTTGTAGAGTCACCTTTAATGAGTATCTCTGCCACTTTTATTCGCAAAAGTATCAAAGCACAAAAATCTATCAGATACCTGGTACCCGAATCGGTAGATTTGTACATCAAAGAAAAGAGGTTTTATCTATAG
- the carA gene encoding glutamine-hydrolyzing carbamoyl-phosphate synthase small subunit, translating to MHKLLTCASKSEDINYYMEAVLLLEDQTIFRGKALGKIGTTTGELCFNTGMTGYQEIYTDPSYFGQIVINTTSHIGNYGTIDEDNESSSVKINGMVCNYFSPIYSRKTADSSLQDYLEAANLVGISDIDTRALVKHIRHKGAMNAVISSENTDLEFLKTKLAETPSMDGLELASKVTTTEPYFVGSEGARFRVAVLDLGIKTNILNNFHERDCYCKVFPAKASLEEMQEFQPHGYFISNGPGDPASMPYAVETVKEMLATNTPVFGICLGHQVIALAMGVKTYKMHNGHRGLNHPVKNLITGKSEITSQNHGFGVDRKSVEGNKDIIVTHVNLNDDTVAGIKIKGKKAFSVQYHPESSPGPHDSRYLFDEFIRLMAD from the coding sequence ATGCACAAGCTACTAACTTGCGCATCTAAAAGTGAAGATATAAATTATTATATGGAGGCTGTTTTACTTTTAGAAGATCAGACCATTTTTCGAGGCAAAGCCTTGGGCAAAATTGGTACTACTACAGGCGAGTTGTGTTTTAATACTGGTATGACCGGATACCAGGAGATATACACCGACCCATCTTATTTTGGGCAAATCGTCATCAATACCACCTCACACATTGGTAACTACGGAACCATCGACGAAGACAATGAGTCGAGCAGTGTGAAAATAAACGGAATGGTATGCAATTATTTCTCACCCATTTATTCCCGCAAAACTGCTGATAGTTCGCTCCAAGATTACCTGGAAGCTGCCAACTTGGTAGGCATAAGCGATATAGATACCAGAGCATTGGTAAAGCATATTCGGCACAAGGGAGCAATGAACGCAGTTATTTCTTCAGAAAATACTGACCTTGAATTTTTGAAAACTAAATTGGCTGAAACTCCTTCAATGGATGGTCTGGAGCTTGCCTCTAAGGTAACTACTACGGAACCTTACTTTGTGGGCAGTGAAGGTGCCAGGTTTAGGGTGGCAGTGCTTGATCTAGGGATCAAAACCAACATTCTGAACAATTTCCACGAGCGTGATTGTTACTGTAAGGTGTTTCCTGCAAAAGCTTCTTTGGAAGAAATGCAAGAATTTCAACCTCACGGCTACTTTATTTCTAATGGACCTGGCGATCCGGCATCTATGCCTTATGCAGTTGAAACAGTGAAAGAAATGCTGGCAACCAATACTCCAGTATTTGGTATTTGTTTGGGGCACCAGGTAATTGCCTTGGCAATGGGGGTAAAAACCTATAAAATGCATAATGGGCACCGTGGCTTGAATCACCCTGTCAAAAACCTCATTACAGGTAAGAGTGAAATTACTTCGCAAAACCACGGTTTTGGTGTAGACCGCAAATCGGTTGAGGGCAACAAGGACATCATTGTTACTCATGTAAACCTCAACGATGATACGGTAGCAGGCATTAAGATTAAAGGCAAGAAAGCATTCTCGGTACAATACCACCCTGAGTCTTCGCCGGGTCCGCACGACTCTCGTTATTTGTTCGACGAGTTTATTCGCCTCATGGCAGATTAA
- a CDS encoding IS1634 family transposase translates to MQSFPISKNLDHLGLVSGMCDRLNLSSKIDELLPNTNGLHQVSTGTCVKALILNGLGFAERRLYLSPHFFSDKPVAHLLGENLSAEMFNDDRLGRCLDDLYAFGVSELFSHLAAQSYEILGLSEEVDSEFRHLDATSFGLEGQYNSELNEAEVSCLHITQGYSRDHRPDLNQVMLNLVVENSSGIPLLMEGLHGNTSDQTSFGQTIDDYVERLQNNGQPICWVADSALYTEETIGKISGRHYWITRVPSKLTAVQELLLQVQPEHMQFFTEEKLKNYRYQKVCNSYGGVRQEWMVVFSEAGYKRDVHSLKKRYLKKSSEEHQDFIKLCKKVFSCKQDAEKAWEQFSKKCQYLSIEDLNFQQVKGFKKPGKPPKGAQKQTIGYRITGCPLTKLTHYEQLRQKQGKFVIASNDTAQRWGNGHKLLAYKGQSNVEKGFRFLKDKAFLADSFFVKKPERLEAILMIMALSLMVYAALERELRKNLQQEKEFVLDQTKKETQKPTMKWIFEFFRGIHCLWVNQEQPMLILNMNEMHTKVIRLLGQEVRKYYLLE, encoded by the coding sequence ATGCAATCATTTCCCATAAGTAAAAACCTTGACCACTTAGGGTTGGTAAGTGGCATGTGTGATCGTTTAAACTTGAGCTCTAAAATAGATGAGCTTTTACCTAACACCAATGGGCTTCATCAAGTAAGCACAGGTACTTGCGTCAAAGCCTTGATTTTAAATGGTTTAGGTTTTGCCGAGCGTCGCTTATACCTGAGTCCTCATTTTTTTTCTGATAAGCCTGTTGCTCACTTATTAGGAGAAAATCTAAGCGCAGAAATGTTCAATGATGATCGTCTTGGTCGTTGCTTGGATGATTTGTATGCCTTTGGTGTAAGTGAGTTATTCAGCCATTTGGCTGCACAGAGTTATGAAATACTGGGTTTGTCAGAAGAAGTAGACTCAGAGTTTCGCCACTTGGATGCGACCAGTTTTGGGTTGGAAGGGCAATATAATAGTGAACTTAACGAAGCAGAGGTTTCTTGCCTTCACATCACCCAAGGTTACAGCCGGGATCACCGCCCTGACCTAAATCAGGTAATGCTTAACTTGGTAGTAGAAAACTCCTCAGGCATACCTTTGCTTATGGAAGGTTTGCATGGCAATACAAGTGACCAAACAAGCTTTGGTCAAACCATTGATGATTATGTAGAACGTTTGCAGAATAATGGTCAGCCTATATGTTGGGTGGCAGATAGTGCCTTATACACTGAGGAAACCATCGGTAAAATCTCAGGTCGGCATTATTGGATCACCCGTGTTCCTTCCAAGCTTACTGCTGTTCAAGAATTACTCCTACAGGTACAGCCAGAGCATATGCAATTCTTCACAGAAGAAAAATTGAAAAACTACCGCTACCAGAAAGTATGCAACAGCTATGGAGGTGTAAGACAAGAATGGATGGTTGTCTTTTCTGAGGCAGGTTATAAGCGAGATGTTCATAGTTTGAAAAAACGTTACCTAAAAAAAAGCAGTGAAGAGCACCAAGACTTTATCAAGCTTTGCAAAAAGGTTTTTAGCTGTAAACAGGATGCAGAAAAAGCCTGGGAACAATTTTCAAAAAAGTGCCAGTACTTGTCAATAGAAGACCTGAATTTTCAACAAGTCAAGGGGTTTAAAAAACCAGGTAAACCTCCCAAAGGAGCTCAAAAACAGACCATAGGGTATCGTATTACAGGGTGTCCACTAACCAAACTCACACACTATGAACAACTAAGACAAAAACAGGGCAAGTTTGTGATTGCTTCCAATGATACAGCACAAAGGTGGGGGAATGGACATAAACTACTGGCTTACAAAGGACAATCTAATGTCGAGAAAGGTTTTAGGTTTTTGAAAGATAAAGCTTTCCTTGCTGATAGCTTCTTTGTAAAAAAGCCAGAGAGACTTGAAGCTATACTCATGATTATGGCATTGTCGCTGATGGTGTATGCAGCTTTGGAGAGAGAATTAAGAAAAAACCTGCAGCAGGAAAAGGAGTTTGTCCTGGATCAAACTAAAAAAGAAACTCAAAAACCCACAATGAAATGGATTTTCGAGTTTTTTAGAGGCATTCACTGCTTGTGGGTTAATCAAGAACAACCTATGCTCATTCTTAATATGAATGAGATGCATACAAAGGTCATTAGGTTACTGGGGCAAGAAGTTAGGAAATACTATCTCCTTGAATAA
- a CDS encoding Fic family protein — MSIQKLPLPYDLETKQVLKKVNTANKALAELKGVVSSIPNAAILINALVLQEAKDSSAIENIITTHDDLYKAELSLEGIKSLEAKEVQNYIAALKHGFDLISTHKVLTVNQIQKIQETLEKNNAGLRANPGTTLTNATTGQVVYTPPQNAQEIQELMTNLERFINDDDLSDLDPLIKMAIIHHQFESIHPFYDGNGRTGRIINVLYLVIKDLLELPILYLSRYIIANKTEYYRLLQDVRETNNWEPWLLYIITGVENIANETIQVVKNIQQLMSEYKHSIRAQYKKFYSQDLLNNLFKHPYTKIEFMEKDLGVSRKTAANYLNTLANDGFLKKAKLGQANYYINERLYNILLL, encoded by the coding sequence ATGAGTATTCAAAAACTACCATTACCATACGACTTAGAAACTAAACAAGTATTAAAAAAAGTAAATACTGCAAACAAAGCACTAGCTGAATTAAAAGGAGTAGTATCTAGTATCCCTAATGCAGCTATTTTAATTAATGCATTGGTACTGCAGGAGGCAAAAGATAGTAGTGCTATAGAAAACATTATCACTACACACGACGATTTATACAAAGCCGAATTAAGTTTAGAAGGTATTAAATCACTAGAAGCAAAAGAAGTTCAGAATTATATTGCGGCACTAAAACATGGATTTGATTTAATATCTACACACAAGGTTTTAACAGTTAATCAAATACAAAAAATACAGGAAACTCTTGAAAAAAATAATGCTGGGCTCAGAGCAAACCCTGGGACTACGCTCACAAATGCTACTACAGGTCAGGTAGTATATACGCCACCACAAAACGCCCAAGAAATACAAGAATTGATGACAAACCTAGAGAGGTTTATTAATGATGACGACTTATCAGATTTAGATCCATTAATAAAAATGGCTATAATACATCATCAATTTGAAAGTATTCACCCTTTTTATGATGGCAATGGACGGACTGGACGTATTATTAATGTGCTTTACCTAGTAATTAAAGACTTACTCGAATTACCCATTTTATACCTGAGCCGTTACATTATTGCAAATAAGACTGAATACTATAGATTGTTGCAAGATGTAAGAGAAACAAACAACTGGGAACCTTGGCTTCTCTACATTATAACAGGCGTAGAAAACATTGCTAACGAAACAATTCAAGTAGTAAAAAATATACAACAATTAATGTCTGAGTACAAACATTCAATTAGAGCACAGTATAAAAAATTTTATAGTCAGGATTTATTAAATAACTTATTTAAACACCCATATACAAAAATTGAATTTATGGAAAAAGACTTAGGTGTTTCACGAAAGACTGCAGCCAATTATTTAAATACTTTAGCTAATGATGGTTTTCTTAAGAAAGCCAAACTAGGGCAAGCTAATTATTACATAAATGAACGCTTATACAATATATTGCTACTTTAA
- the fusA gene encoding elongation factor G: MKKLSNLRNLGIMAHVDAGKTTTTERILYYTGMIHKMGEVHHGNTTMDSDPQEEKRGITISSAAITTFWQHQGQKYQFNLIDTPGHVDFTVEVERSLRVLDGAVMLFCAASGVEPQSETVWRQADRYGVPRLAFVNKMDRKGANFLRVVAEMKQRLKTNAVPLQLPVGAEDDFRGVIDLLNMNFIVWNDDDVGQTFQRLPVPEEWQAEALHWREHLLEQVAEYDPVLLSKYVENAESITVADLMRAIRQAALQMHITPVLGGSAYKNKGVQPLLDAVIDYLPSPQDKSEVVGINPETEQEEVRQTTVNAPFSGLVFKVLVDKFVGKMALVRVYSGVLNRGDFVNNMRTGQKVRASRLRQILSDKYEGIDQASAGDICAVVGLKDARTGDTLTAQGQPIVLEAMQFPEPVIGYAIEAQNQKEADKLGKALEKVKEEDPSIKLEVNHQTGQTILRGMGELHLEVVIDRMQNDFELSIRKGAPQVAYKEVLTQSVKHTYLLKRQNGGSGSYAKIAFELSPREDGKPGLEFISNIKGGAIPQEFIPSVRKGFELGMQQGILAGYPIESMQVRLFDGGIHENDSTAQDFEQAALEGFKEAAPMAKPCLLEPVMMVEATTPEEYTGVINGDINRRRGMIVGLETKAGSQIVKAEVPLSELFGYVPAIRGLSSGRASASLSFLQYAKVPKQLENKVLEQLNILA, encoded by the coding sequence ATGAAAAAGTTAAGTAACCTTCGTAACCTGGGTATAATGGCGCATGTAGACGCTGGAAAAACTACCACTACTGAACGCATATTGTACTACACTGGAATGATTCATAAAATGGGCGAAGTGCACCACGGTAACACTACCATGGACAGCGACCCACAAGAAGAAAAACGAGGCATTACTATTTCTTCTGCCGCTATTACTACCTTTTGGCAACATCAGGGGCAAAAATATCAGTTCAACCTGATAGACACTCCAGGGCACGTAGACTTTACCGTAGAGGTAGAACGCTCACTGCGAGTACTCGATGGAGCAGTCATGTTGTTTTGTGCTGCTTCGGGAGTAGAGCCTCAATCAGAAACTGTATGGCGACAAGCCGACCGTTATGGAGTACCAAGATTGGCTTTTGTGAATAAAATGGATCGCAAAGGAGCTAATTTTTTGAGAGTAGTGGCTGAAATGAAGCAACGTTTGAAAACGAATGCTGTGCCTTTGCAGCTTCCAGTGGGGGCTGAAGACGATTTTAGGGGCGTAATTGATTTATTAAACATGAATTTTATTGTCTGGAACGATGACGATGTAGGGCAAACCTTCCAACGACTTCCGGTTCCTGAAGAGTGGCAGGCAGAAGCGTTGCATTGGCGTGAACATTTGCTAGAACAAGTAGCTGAGTATGACCCGGTGTTGTTAAGCAAGTATGTAGAAAACGCTGAAAGCATCACAGTAGCCGACCTTATGCGTGCCATCAGGCAAGCTGCTTTGCAAATGCACATCACTCCTGTATTGGGTGGTTCGGCATATAAAAACAAAGGGGTACAACCCTTACTTGATGCTGTCATTGACTACTTGCCTTCGCCTCAAGACAAAAGCGAAGTAGTGGGTATAAACCCTGAAACCGAACAGGAAGAAGTGCGTCAAACAACCGTTAATGCGCCATTTTCGGGGCTGGTTTTCAAGGTGTTGGTAGACAAGTTTGTGGGTAAAATGGCGCTGGTCAGGGTATACTCTGGGGTGCTTAACCGGGGCGATTTTGTAAACAATATGCGTACTGGGCAAAAAGTCAGGGCAAGTCGTTTGCGGCAAATTTTGTCTGATAAATATGAAGGCATCGACCAAGCTTCGGCTGGTGATATTTGTGCCGTCGTGGGACTCAAAGATGCCCGTACTGGGGATACTTTAACTGCCCAAGGACAACCTATAGTGTTGGAAGCCATGCAGTTTCCTGAGCCAGTCATTGGATATGCTATAGAAGCTCAAAACCAAAAAGAAGCCGATAAACTGGGCAAAGCGCTTGAAAAAGTAAAAGAGGAAGACCCTTCGATAAAACTGGAGGTAAACCACCAAACCGGGCAAACTATACTGCGTGGTATGGGCGAGTTGCACCTTGAGGTAGTGATAGATCGTATGCAAAACGATTTTGAACTTAGTATCCGAAAAGGGGCTCCTCAAGTAGCTTATAAAGAAGTACTTACTCAGTCGGTAAAACATACATATTTGCTTAAGCGACAAAACGGTGGCAGTGGTAGTTATGCCAAAATAGCCTTTGAATTATCGCCACGCGAAGATGGTAAACCTGGGCTAGAGTTTATAAGCAACATCAAAGGAGGGGCAATTCCTCAAGAGTTTATTCCTTCAGTGAGAAAAGGCTTCGAACTCGGTATGCAGCAGGGTATATTGGCGGGGTATCCGATAGAATCGATGCAAGTACGTTTGTTTGATGGTGGTATTCATGAGAATGACTCTACTGCACAAGATTTTGAACAAGCAGCACTGGAAGGATTCAAAGAGGCAGCTCCCATGGCAAAACCTTGTTTGCTTGAACCTGTAATGATGGTAGAGGCTACCACTCCTGAAGAATACACTGGGGTGATTAATGGCGACATTAACCGCCGCCGGGGTATGATTGTAGGCTTGGAAACCAAAGCCGGATCGCAGATTGTCAAAGCAGAAGTCCCCTTGAGTGAACTTTTTGGCTATGTACCCGCCATCCGTGGTTTATCTTCGGGGCGTGCGTCTGCCAGTTTGAGCTTTTTGCAATATGCCAAAGTTCCTAAACAACTTGAAAACAAGGTGTTGGAACAGTTAAATATACTGGCATAG
- a CDS encoding DUF1684 domain-containing protein gives MKRKLLFVFTLLLSFQVYSQAQGDFNPKKYKKTIKCERKTKDKEMKKGEQLSKVDRRKFKRLKYYKVDITYRVLAKMKLTPNTDFFDMVTSSGQKQKYRQYGILHFELQGKKLTLPVYQSRRLMRLPQYKTHLFMPFTDLTNGKYIYDAGRYLDLRIPPQNTSGFIIDFNKAYNPYCAYNPSYSCPIPPPANHLNMAIKAGEKKFKKH, from the coding sequence ATGAAGCGTAAGTTATTATTTGTATTCACCTTATTGCTAAGTTTTCAGGTATATAGCCAGGCGCAAGGTGATTTTAACCCCAAAAAATACAAAAAGACGATTAAGTGTGAGCGAAAGACCAAGGACAAAGAAATGAAAAAAGGGGAGCAATTAAGCAAGGTTGATCGGCGTAAGTTTAAACGGCTCAAATACTACAAGGTAGACATTACTTATCGAGTGCTTGCCAAAATGAAGTTGACGCCTAACACTGATTTTTTTGATATGGTGACTTCCAGTGGTCAAAAGCAAAAGTATCGTCAATATGGAATTTTGCACTTTGAGCTACAAGGCAAAAAACTCACCTTACCTGTATATCAAAGTCGGCGTTTGATGCGATTACCCCAATACAAAACTCATCTTTTTATGCCTTTTACCGACCTTACCAATGGCAAGTATATCTATGATGCCGGGCGTTACCTTGACCTGCGAATTCCTCCTCAAAATACCTCCGGTTTTATCATCGATTTTAACAAAGCTTACAACCCTTATTGTGCTTATAACCCTAGTTATTCCTGCCCTATTCCACCCCCTGCCAACCATTTGAACATGGCTATAAAAGCAGGAGAGAAGAAGTTTAAAAAGCATTAA